In the genome of Candidatus Hydrogenedentota bacterium, the window CGCCAGGTAGCCTCGGGCCTCCTTCCCGCGAAGTTGGCGCTGAGCCCGCGCCCGGATCATATCCCGGCGTGGGACTCATTGAGCGACGCTGATCGCCAGTGGGAGGCGGACCGCATGGAGGTCTTCGCGGCGATGGTGGGCGAACTGGACGCGAGCGTGGGCCGGATCGTGGACCATCTCCAGGAGAAGGGGCTGCTGGAGAACACGCTGATCCTCTTCATGGCGGACAATGGCGCATGCCCCTTCGAGCGGACCACGGGGCGCTTCATGAAGCCGTGGGAGCCGGGATCACACTGGACCTACGACGCGAGCTGGGCGCACCTGGGCAACACGCCTTTCCGGCTCTACAAGCAGAACCAGCACGAAGGCGGCATTGCGTCCCCCCTCATCGCCCACTGGCCCGCAGGTCTGAAGATGGCGCCGGGCGGCACGACGGATCAGCCGGGCCACCTGATCGATGTGATGGCGACCGTGTTGGAATTGGGTGGCGCGAACTACCCGACGCAAGTTGGGACACGCATCATCGACCCGCTTCAGGGCCAATCCCTCGCGCCCATCTTTCGCGGCGAGACACGCACGCCCCACGAGGCGCTCTATTTCCACTTCGGCAACGACCGCGCCCTGCGCATGGGGCCGTGGAAACTGGTGTCGGCGAAACTGGGCAAGTGGGAACTCTACAACCTCGATGAGGACCGAACGGAACTGCACGATCTCGCGGCGGAGGAACCGGAGCGGGTGGAATCTATGAAGGCGGCCTGGTTTAAGACGGCGAGAGAGGTGGACCGACTAAATGACGACAAACTCAAACCCGCCGGAGATACAATCACCCCGCTGATGTTCCGAAAGGACACCAGCTCGGGCGCGGCGGAAAAAGGTGGCGGCGGCGCGGAGTAGGGGGGACTTCCCACAGATGAACGCGGATGGACATCGGGAAGAAGAATAGCCAGCGTGTGTCGAGGTAAGGCAAAGGATTCGCCAGAATGTGCCTATCGATTCCTTGGCGATCAACGAAGAAAGAATGCTGATCACGGAATACACAGAGGCACGAAGAATGAAATCCGATGGCGTAGAGCAAGAGCGTCCTTCTCGAAACCAGCCGTACCGTGATGCGCTCCGTTCCTTCGTATCTCTGTGTTTGGAATAATTGTGTGCGGCCTGGGGCTGCTCCAAGTGAATCTGTGTTTAACCGTGGGAAGCCATTCCTTTGAATTGCCCGCAGCACAACGGAGAATAGATGCCGTGAAACGAATTCCCATTATAGCCGCGGTCCTGATCAATGCACTGGGAATGCTGTTTCCTTTCGCTTCTATCGCCGTACCCGCGCGGCCCAACATCCTCTTTATTATGACGGACGATCAGGGCCCCTGGGCCTGGGGCGGGGGCGGGGGCGGGCACCCCGATGCGCGCACGCCCAATCTGGATCGGCTCAGGGCCGAAGGCGCGCATCTGGCGAACTACATTGTCACCACGCCCGTGTGCAGTCCCGCACGGGC includes:
- a CDS encoding arylsulfatase; translation: MSFRSLTVLAALILAGLSVQGESRPNIVVILADDLGFSDLGCYGSEIATPRLDSLAQGGLRFTQFYNTAKCHSSRVSLMTGLYCDQAGAESLSRGATMAEVLQAAGYATGMVGKWHLDKQPTDFGFQRYWGHLSGATDYFAGDKTFRLNGEVWPVPETVKGRPFYTTHAVADFANDFVDEMAADGKPFFLYAAFNAPHYPLQAPEDKVKAQDGRYDAGWDVLRVKRHERQVASGLLPAKLALSPRPDHIPAWDSLSDADRQWEADRMEVFAAMVGELDASVGRIVDHLQEKGLLENTLILFMADNGACPFERTTGRFMKPWEPGSHWTYDASWAHLGNTPFRLYKQNQHEGGIASPLIAHWPAGLKMAPGGTTDQPGHLIDVMATVLELGGANYPTQVGTRIIDPLQGQSLAPIFRGETRTPHEALYFHFGNDRALRMGPWKLVSAKLGKWELYNLDEDRTELHDLAAEEPERVESMKAAWFKTAREVDRLNDDKLKPAGDTITPLMFRKDTSSGAAEKGGGGAE